CAGATCTCCAGGAAGCGGTCCACGTGCTGCGGCTCGACGATCGCGCACATGCGCTCCTGCGACTCGCTCATGAGGATTTCCTCGGGCGAGAGGGAGGAGTCGCGCAGCGGCACGGTGTCCAGCTCGACGCGCATACCGCCGGAGCCGGCGGAGGCCAGCTCGCTGGTGGCGCAGGAGAGCCCGGCGCCGCCGAGGTCCTGGATGCCCGCGACGAGCTTCTCCTTGAAGATCTCCAGGGTGCACTCGATGAGGAGCTTCTCCTGGAACGGGTCGCCGACCTGGACGGCGGGCCGCTTGGCGGGGCCCGTCGACTCGAAGGTCTCGCTCGCCAGCACGGAGACGCCGCCGATGCCGTCGCCGCCGGTCCGGGCGCCGTACAGGATGACCTTGTTGCCGGGGCCCGAGGCCTGGGCGAGGTGGATGTCCTCGTGCTTCATCACGCCGATGCAGCCGGCGTTGACCAGCGGGTTGCCCTGGTAGCAGGAGTCGAAGACGACCTCGCCGCCGATGTTGGGCAGGCCCAGGCAGTTGCCGTAGCCGCCGATGCCCGCGACGACGCCCGGCAGGACGCGCTTGGTGTCGGGGTGGTCGGCCGCGCCGAAGCGCAGCGGGTCGACGACCGCGACCGGACGGGCGCCCATGGCGAGGATGTCGCGGACGATGCCGCCGATGCCGGTGGCCGCGCCCTGGTAGGGCTCGATGTACGAGGGGTGGTTGTGCGACTCGACCTTGAAGGTGACCGCGTACCCCTGGCCGACGTCGACGACGCCCGCGTTCTCGCCGATGCCGACGAGCATCGCGTCGTTCTCGGGGACCTTCTCGCCGAACTGCTTGAGGTGGACCTTGCTGCTCTTGTACGAGCAGTGCTCGGACCACATCACGGAGTACATGGCGAGCTCGGCGCCGGTGGGACGGCGGCCCAGGATCTCGCGGATCCGGGCGTACTCGTCCTCCTTGAGGCCGAGCTCCTTCCATGGCTGCGCGGCGTCCGGGGTCTCGGCCGCGTGCTTGACCGTATCCAGGCTCATGCGTTGACCAGCTTCTTGATGATCGAGGTGAAGAAACCGAGGCCGTCGGTGCGGCCGGTGCCGACGAGCGGCTCCACGGCGTGCTCCGGGTGCGGCATCAGGCCGACGATGTTGCCCGCGGCGTTGGTGATGCCCGCGATGTCGCGGAGCGAGCCGTTGGGGTTGCCGTCCAGGTAGCGGAAGGCGACGCGGCCCTCGGCCTCCAGCTCGTCGAGCGTGCGCTCGTCGGCGGTGTACCGGCCGTCCATGTTCTTCAGCGGGACGCTGATCTCCTGGCCGGCGCTGTAGTCCGAGGTCCAGGCGGTCTCCGCGTTCTCCACCCGCAGCTTCTGGTCGCGGCAGATGAAGTGGAGGTGGTTGTTGCGCAGCATCGCGCCGGGCAGCAGGTGCGCCTCGGTCAGGATCTGGAAACCGTTGCAGATGCCGAGGACCGGCATCCCGGCCTTCGCCTGCTCGATGAGGGTCTCCATCACCGGCGAGAAGCGGGAGATGGCACCGGCGCGGAGGTAGTCCCCGTAGGAGAAACCGCCGGCCAGGACGACCGCGTCGACCTGGTGCAGGTCCTTGTCGCGGTGCCACAGGGATACGGGCTCGGCGCCCGCGATACGGACGGCGCGCAGGGCGTCCTGATCGTCGAGGGTGCCGGGAAAAGTGACGACGCCGATACGGGTGGTCACTTCTCCTCCTCCACCTTCACGACGAAGTCCTCGATGACGGTGTTGGCGAGGAACGTCTCGGCCATCTCGTTAATACGGGCGAGGGCGGCGTCGTCGACCGGCCCCTCGACCTCCAGCTCGAAACGCTTTCCCTGACGAACGTCCGCGATTCCCTCGAAGCCGAGACGGGGCAGTGCGCGCTGCACCGCCTGTCCCTGCGGGTCGAGGATCTCGGGCTTGAGCATGACGTCGACTACGACGCGTGCCACTGGCACTCCCGGTGTGGTGGTGTGGTGCGGCTGTCTCTCCGGGGGGTTCCCCAGACCCCCGCGGGTCCACTCAGCGTACCTGGCCAAAATTTCTACGCGGGTAGATATCGGGCAGGACGGGCCCGATGAGGGCGCCGCGCAGATCACGTCCGCATATCGGCCGCGACACCGCACGGAAAAGCTTTGGGAAAAACCCGCCCGGATTGCACACGGATTGCACACGGACACGCGCAAGTAATTGGCTGGGCTTCACAATGCGGTACCCGCCGCTGTACAAATGATTACCGGGGAAAGCAGCATTGCCCCGGGGACAACGGAACAGTCGACATCTCGTCGATCCGCTTCCGCCCGCCCGGCAGCCGGAAGGCCGGCATCCGCGCACGCAGAACGCGCCGGTGCCGCAGGAAAGGACCGATATCCGTGGCTCAGCGTGTAGTGGTGACACTCTCCGACGACATCGACGGGGGAGCGGCGGCGGAAACGGTGACCTTCGCCCTGGACGGGAAGACGTACGAGATCGACCTCAATCCCGCCAACGCCAAGAAACTGCGTAAGGCGCTGGCGCCTTACGTGGCCGCGGGCCGAAAGCAGACAAATGCCAGTAAGCATGGCAGGACGCCCACGGCGTACCACCACACCTCCCTCGCCCCGGACCCGGCGGCCGTCCGCGCTTGGGCCCGCTCGCACCGGATGGACGTGCCGGCCCGCGGCCGCATCCCGAAGAAGGTCTACGAGGCGTTCGCCGCGGCAGGGTGAGCCGACCCGTACGACGCTCCGTCAGGCGGCCCCGGGCGGACCGCCGGACGGCCCGCCGGCCGGCTCGGCGGACCCGCTCGCCGAGCTCTGCGGGGAGCCGACTTGCGCGACACCCCCGCAGGTCGGATAGAGTCTGGAACACGCCGAGGGGCGAGGCCGCAAAGCCGGATCCCACGCAGCGTGCGGGTGTAGTTCAGTAGTAGAACAGCCCCCTTCCAGGGGGAAGGCGCAGTGTGCAATTCCTGTCACCCGCTCTGCACGACTCTTCGGAACCCTTCATTGGATCAGGTAGAGTAGTGCTCGCTCCACCGGTGAAAGCCGAGTGGTTGCACTGCGGACGTAGCTCAGTTGGTAGAGCGCAACCTTGCCAAGGTTGAGGTCGCCAGTTCGAACCTGGTCGTCCGCTCAGAGGCAAAGGCCCCGATCGTTTTCGATCGGGGCCTTTGGCGTTCTTCCGTCCCCCATGACGTTTGTCATGAGCGGTGATGACAGCGCGCACTGCCCCCGGGCCCGATCCGGCGGAAGCCTGGAAGCATGACCAGCGACGACATTCTCAGCGACCGCGCGAACGGTCCCGTGATCGAGGCGGACGGGGTCCGCCGCTGTTACACCGGCGGCTTCGAGGCCGTGTCCGGGATCTCCTTCTCCGTGGCCCGCGGCGAACTGTTCGCCCTGCTCGGGACGAACGGCGCGGGCAAGACCTCCACCGTGGAACTCCTGGAGGGCCTGGCACCGCCGACCGGCGGCACGGTCCGGGTCCTCGGCCACGACCCGTACCGCGAACGCGCCGCCGTCCGCCCCCGTACCGGCGTGATGCTCCAGGAAGGCGGCTTCCCCTCCGACCTCACGGTCATGGAGACCGTCCGCATGTGGTCGGCCTGCACCACCGGCGCACGGCCCGCCGGCGAAGCCCTGGAGATGGTCGGCCTGACCGTCCGGGCGAACGTGCGGGTCAAGCAGCTGTCCGGCGGTGAGAAGCGCCGCCTCGACCTGGCGCTCGCCCTGACCTCCCGGCCCGAGGTGCTGTTCCTCGACGAGCCGACGACCGGTCTGGACGCCGAGGGCCGGCAGGAGACCTGGGAGCTCGTGCGGGCCCTGCGGGACAACGGCACGACCGTGCTGCTCACCACGCACTACCTGGAGGAGGCCGAGGCGCTCGCCGACCGCCTGGCGATCATGCATCAGGGGAGGATCGTGACCACGGGGACGATCGCCGAAGTGACCGCGCGGCAGCCGGCCCGGATCCGGTTCGTCCTCCCCGAGGCCGTCCCGGCGGCCCGGCTCCCGCTCTCGCTGCGGGCGGCGGCCGAGGGGTCCCGGGTCGAGATCCGCACCCCCGCCCTCCAGGAGTCGCTGCACGAACTCCTGGAGTGGGCCCGGGAGTCCGGCGTACGGCTGCACGGCCTCGACGCCCGCTCAGCCTCCCTGGAGGAGGCGTTCCTCGACATCGCGAAGACCCAGCACGCGCCCCGGGACCAGGACCCGCGCCAGCTCCACGACCGCTCCGCCCGCTCCGGCGGCACGAAGAAGGTGACGGCATGACGACCACCACGCCCCCCGTCCGCGACCGGACACCCGCCGCCTCCTCCACGGATGCGGCGGCCGTGGCCCGGCGGCTGACCGCACTCGGCCGCGCCGAGCTGATCCTCCTGGTGCGCAACCGCACCGCGATCGTCGTGGCCCTGCTGCTGCCGCTGGCGATGATCTTCGCGATGCGGTCCTCGCTCGAACAGATCGACCTCGGCGGCACCGGACTGACCGTCGCGGGCGCCACCCTGACCGGCGGCATCGGCATGGTGCTCGTCCAGGTCGTCTACATGAACCTCGTCTCCGCCTATGTGGCCCGGCGCGAGGAGCTCGTCCTGAAGCGGCTGCGGACCGGCGAGATCTCCGACCGCGAGATCCTCATCGGCACCGCGCTGCCGTCCGTCGCGCTGGCGCTCGCCCAGTGCGTGCTGCTGGTGGTGGCCGGGGCGATCGCCTTCGACCTGAGCGCGCCGCACCGCCCCGACCTGCTGCTGGGCGGGCTGGTGCTGGGCTTCGTCCTGATGTCCGCCCTGGCGGCGGCGACCGCCGTGATCACCCGGACGGTGCAGACCTCGCAGCTCACCACGCTGCCGCTGTTCTTCGTCTCGCTGTTCGGCTCCGGACTGTTCGTCCCACTGGCGGTGTTCCCCGACACGATGGCCTCCGTACTGGAGCTGCTGCCGATGACGGGCGTGATGACCCTGATCCGGCACGGCTGGCTCGGCGGCGTCGGGAGCGGAGACCTGCTCACCGCCGGGGTGACCGCGCTGGCCTGGACCGCCTTCGGCGTGTTTGCTGTGCGACGGTGGTTCCGCTGGGACCCGCGCGGCTGACATGAAGGGGCTGAGAGGCGTGATCGGTCGGGTACGGGGCTGGCGGCGCGGCTGGCACGAGCGCAGCAAGCTCCAGCGCATCGACCTGTACACGCGGGTGACGCTGTGCTCGATCACCTGGTTCTTCGGGGTGTCCTGGGGGCTGTTGCCGCTCGGCGACGCCCTGGACGGCGGGCCGCTGGCCGTGTCCCTGGCAGGAGCTTTCCTCGCCGCCAACATCGCCCAGTCCGTGCTGAGCAACCGCAATCTGGCCCCCGCCTTCGACGACTACCGGGGAACGGAGCCGTTCCCCCCGGGGCGCTTGCGCCTGCCCGCCGCCCTCCAGGTGGTGATGACCGGCCTTCTGGTGGCGCTCGCGGCGGTGGGAGGCGTGCGGGAGGAGGGGCTCGTGCTGCTGGTGCTGGACCTGCCCGTGGCGTTCGGCATCCCCTACGTCCTGCTCGTCCCGGTCCGGAGGTTCCTGCTCCGGTCCGCCGCCTACTCGGCCGCCGTCGTGGCGCTGCTGGCGGCCGTGGGCGTGCCGGGCCGGCTGCTGTTCGGGGCGGTCGTCGCGCTGGTCGTCGTCGTGCTGCTGGTACTCGTCTCGGCCCGGCCGAGCGTCTGGAGCCTGTCCGTGATGTGGCAGGCGGAGGAGGCGCGGGACATGCAGGCCCGGCTGGCGGTGGCGGAGGAGCGGCTGCGGTTCGGCCGGGACATGCACGACGTGCTGGGCCGGAACCTGTCGGTGATCGCCCTGAAGAGCGAGCTGGCCGTGGAGCTGGCCCAGCGCAAGAACCCCTCGGCGGTGGACCAGATGGTCGAGGTGCAGCGGATCGCCCGGGCGTCCCAGCAGGAGGTCCGCGATGTCGTACGCGGCTACCGTGAGGCCGATCTGCCCACCGAACTCATGGGTGCGCGCGGTGTGTTGCAGGCCGCCGGCATCTCCGTCACCGTCGAGGGCGCGGACGGCCCGGCCGGTATCGGCGCTCCGGCCGCCGTGCAGGCGGCGCTCGGCTGGGTGGTGCGCGAGACCGCGACGAACGTCCTGCGCCACGGCGACCCGCGCCACTGCTCGATCCGGCTCGCCCGGACGCGGGACGCGGTGGTCCTGGAGGTCGAGAACGACGGGGCCGGCTCCACGGATCCGCTCGGCGGCGGGGGCGACGGCGGCGGTTCGGGCCTGGCCGGGCTGCGCGAACGGCTCGGGGCGCTCGGCGGCGCCGTCACCGCCGGACCGGTCGGGGACGATCGGTTCCGGGTGACGGCGACGGTGCCCCTCACGGCCTCCCGCCCGGACCCGGGCGGGCTGCCTGTCCCGGCCCCGGCCCCGGACGAACCCCCGGCCTCAGGCGGGCCCACCGCCTCCGGCTCGGGCGGACAGCCCGTCCCGGGCTCGGGCGGACTCCCGGCCGCCTCCCCTCCCTCCCTCGACCCTTCCGCCCTCCCGGAGGAACGATGACCACCGCGCCGCCCCTGCGCGTCCTGCTGGCCGACGACGAGCACCTGATCCGGGGCGCGCTGGCCGCACTGCTCGCCCTGGAGGAGGACCTCGTCGTGGTCGCGGAGGCGGCGAGCGGTCCCGAGGCCCTGGCGATGGCCCTGGCGCACCGGCCCGACGTCGCCGTCCTGGATCTCCAGATGCCGGGCGCCGACGGTGTGAAGGTCGCCACATCGCTGCGGGCCGAACTGCCCCACTGCCGCACCATGATCGTGACCAGCCACGGCCGCCCCGGGCACCTCAAGCGGGCGCTCGCCGCCGGCGTACGGGGGTTCGTGCCGAAGACGGTCAGCGCCCGGCGACTGGCCGAGATCATCCGTACCGTCCACGCCGGAAACCGTTACGTGGATCCGGAGTTGGCCGCCGACGCGATCTCCGCCGGGGACTCCCCGCTGACCGCCCGGGAGGCCGAGGTGCTCGAACTGGCGGCGGACGGGGCGCCGGTCGCGGAGATCGCCGAGCGGGCCTCGCTGTCCCAGGGGACCGTACGCAACTACCTCTCCTCGGCCGCCTCCAAGATCGGTGCGGAGAACCGGCATACGGCAGTGCGTCTCGCACGCGAGCGAGGATGGGTATAGTAGGCACCGCGCTTCGGCGCACTGCGGACGTAGCTCAGTTGGTAGAGCGCAACCTTGCCAAGGTTGAGGTCGCCAGTTCGAACCTGGTCGTCCGCTCCACGAGAAGAAGGCCCCGGACCTTTCGGTCCGGGGCCTTCTCCGTGTCCGCCGGTCGTCACGCCCAGCTGGTGCCGGTCAGCACCTCGAACGCCTCGATGTACTTGGCGCGGGTCGCGTCCACGATCTCCTGCGGCAGCGCCGGGGGCGGCTGCTCGCTCCTGCGGTCCCAGCCGGAGGCCGGCGAGGTCAGCCAGTCGCGCACGAACTGCTTGTCGTAGCTGGGCTGCGCGCGGCCGGGCTCCCAGGTGGCGGCGGGCCAGAAGCGGGAGGAGTCCGGGGTCAGCACCTCGTCGGCGATGATCAGCCGCTCGTTCCCGTCCCCGGTGGTCTCGAAGCCGAACTCGAACTTGGTGTCGGCCAGGATGATCCCGCGCTCGTGCGCGATGTCCCGGGCCCGGCGGTAGACGTCGAGCGTGGTGCGCCGCAGCTCGGCGGCGGTCTCCACGCCGACCGCGCGGGCGACGTCCTCGTAGCTGACGTTCTCGTCGTGGTCGCCGACGGCCGCCTTGGTGGCCGGGGTGAAGATCGGCCCGGGCAGTTCGGACCCGTTGACCAGGCCCTCGGGGAGACCGATGCCGCAGACCGTACGGGTGGCTTCGTACTCGACGAGCCCGGAGCCGGTCAGATAGCCGCGGGCCACGCACTCGACCTCGATCATCCGCAGCGACTTGCAGATGAGGGTGCGGCCCGCCCAGTCTGCCGGTGCGCCCGCGGGCAGCTCGGTGGAGATGACGTGGTTGGGAACGAGGTCGGCGAGCTGGTCGAACCACCAGAGCGAGAGCCGGGTGAGGACGCGGCCCTTGTCGGGGATCTCGGTCGGCAGCACCCAGTCGTACGCGGAGATACGGTCGCTGGCGACCATCACGAGGTCGCCCGCCTCGTTCCGGTACAGGTCACGCACCTTGCCGGTGTGCAGGTGGGTGAGGCCCGGAACCTGTACGGGCTCGGGCTTTTCTACAAAACCGGACACGGTGCCTCCGCGTAGATTGATCCAGGAGCGGTTCCGATTGTCCCGTACGAAGGGCGCGGAGCGCGCGCCGGGCTCGCCGCCGACGCACTCGCGCCCGTCAGTCGCGCTTGCAGATCCGGTCGAGGAGGTTGGCCGTGGCCCGCTGGATCCGGGGGTCGGTGTGTCCGGGGCGGTCGAGGGCCGGGGACCAGGCGAAGGTGCCGGAGGCGAAGACGAGCGCGCCGGAGGGGGCCTGGTAGAGCGAGGTCTCCTGGTGGCGGGTGGTGCCCTCGGAGTCCTCGTACGGGGAGTGGGCGAGCAGGATCCTGGTGTCGTGCTCGGGCAGGCTGGTGCGCGGGAAGTAGCGGTCGGCCTCACCGGCGACCAGGCCCGGGATCTCGTCGCCCTCGACCGCGCCGGTGGAGTCCCAGAGCCAGTGCTCGGCGTTGCGCACGACCAGCGGGCGGGGATCGGGGACCCGGCCCGCGTACTGGATGCCCAGGAGCTGCTGCTCGGGCCGGTCCACCTCGCGCCACAGGGCGGACTTGCCGGGCCCCCGGCGCTTGCGGCAGGTCAGCAGCCGGTCGGGCTCGCCGGACGCGGAGGGGGCGAGGCCCACCTGCCAGTACATGGTGTTGGCGGAGAGGAAGACGAGCGAGGTGCCGGAGTCCCGGGCGCGCTCGGCGGCCCGGCGCATCGGCAGCGACCAGTACTCGTCGTGGCCGGGGAAGACCAGGCCCCGGTAGCGGCTGGGGTCGACGCGGCCGGCGTGCAGGTCGCGGGCGTCGGCGTAGGCGAGGTCGTAGCCGTACCGCTCGGCCCAGCGGATGAAGTCGTACGCGTGCCCCACGTGCAGCGGCAGGCCCGATCCGGCGTACGGGCGGTCGAAGGAGATCGTCACGGCGGCGTCCTCCTCGCCGAGCAGCCGCCCCCGCTCGTCCCAGGCGTGGTAGAGGCTGGCGCCGGTGCGGCCGTCCTCCGGGTAGAGGTTGTACGCCTGCCAGGTGATGTCGGGCAGCAGGAGCAGCAGATCGGCGGGGTGGTCGTGGCGCACGGTGAAGGGGATGTGCGAGCGGTAGCCGTCGGCGGTGGTCAGGACGGCCACATACGCGCCGACCGACCAGTAGCTCGGGATCTGGAGCCGCCAGGACATCCACCAGTGGTGGCAGGAGACGGTCCGGTCGGCGGCGAGCGGCGGGGGCTGGACGATGCCGGAGAGCCGCGGGCTCGTGGTGATCTTGGCGGCGCCGTCGCCACCGTAATGACCGATCCGGTAGACGTCGACGGAGAACTGCTGGGGCGGGTCCACGGTGATGTGGAAGTCGACGGCCTCGCCGGGGGCCGCCGCCCCGGGCGAGACGAAGCCCTTGATCTGGCGGTGCACGTCGTCGGCGGTGCGGGTGCCGCCGCCGGTGGAGCGGGCGAGGTCGGCGTACCAGGGGACGACCTGGCCGGTGTCGTCGAAATACGTCTCACTGCCGCGCAGCCAGGGCAGCGGGCCCTGGCCGAAGGGATCGCTCACCGCGTGCGCGAGGGCACCCGACTCCCACCGGCGAATCTGCTCCGCCCCCATGCCGCGCCCCTCCCTCGGATCGCCCGCACTGACTCGGGCGACCCCCGGACAACTCTGGTGCGCCGAGTGTCAGCGCCGATCCCCAGCACATCACATAACGCACGCGGCCCGTCACCCTTCGTCGTGAATTGACGGGAACGGAACCATTCCTTCCGAACAGCGGGCTCCGCACCCCGGACGCGGCGGCCTGCGCCACGGCTCGGGGGATCCTGGGCTCGCGCCCGGCTTCGGCGCCGCGCGTCGGCCTGAGCGGGCGTGCCCCGGTCCCGTACGCGGTCACACCAGCCGGACCGGCTTGTCGGAGCGCACCCCCACCTCGGCCAGCCAGGACAGCAGCGGGTCCGGATCGCCGTCCTCCACGAGGCTGAGGACCGGAGCCGCGAGGTCCGCCCGGCGCTCACCGCCGAGGAGGAGCGCGGGACCGTCCAGCCAGTCCAGGCCGGGGGCCGCGCCCGCCGTGTCCACGGCCGCGCAGCAGACCATGGCCGCGACGTGGTCGGCGAGCAGTTCGGTGCCCGTACGCGGCGGCTGGAGCGGGAAGAGGGGCAGCGGGCCCGGCCCCCAGAGGTCGAGGGGGTCGTCGGCCGCACCGCCGTACCCCTGGCCGCCGTGCGCCGAGCCTCCTGCCCCCGGCCCGCCGTGCCCCGGGGCCGCGGCCTCCTCGCGGGCGACGGCGGCGCCGATGCCCGCCGCGAGCGCCTCACCCGGGCCGCCGGGCCCGCCGCCACCGGACAGATGCTCCATCACCCGGGCCAGCGTCGGGACGGCCGGATCGGCGGCGGCGGCCCGGGGGACCCCCAGGGTGTCCAGGACGCGGTGCAGGCGGGCCGCCTCGCTGCGCCACTTCCGGTCGACGACCTCGTCGGGGTACTGCTGCCAGTCCACCGGCGCCCAGCCCGGACCGCTCTCGGCGGGGCCGCCGTGGAAGAGCCGGGCGGCGAGCAGGGACGCGGCCTCGTCGGCCACCCCGGGCTCCTCCAGCAGGTCGCACGCGGGCCGCTCGCCCAGGCGCAGGGCGAACCCGTCCGCCAGCCGGTCCCGGCGGGAGAGCTCGGTGAGCGCGGAGACGACCCCGGCGTCCAGCCGGGAGGGCCAGCGGCCCATCCGCCAGGCGGGCAGTGCGACCCGGGTCAGCAGCCGGTCCCAGCCGGCGTAGGCGAGGCCGACCTGTTCCTGGGCGGCGATGCGCAGCCCGTAGTCGACCGTCTGGGCCCGCATGGACGCGGCGGCCGCCACACAGCGCTCCATCTCGGCGGCATGGCCCCGGCAGGCCCGCAGCAGCAGCCGGGCGACCCAGCCGGCGAAGGCGAGGGGAGCCCCGCGCACCGGGCCCCGGCCGGGGGCGGCGGCGTCGGCGATGGCGGCGTCCAGACCGCGGACGAAGCGGCGGGCGGCGGCTAGGTCGGGATGCGCGGAGGGACCCGTGCCCGCCACCACGGGGGCGAGGACCGCGCGGAGCTCGGCCACCCGCATCCACCACAGGAACGGCGAGCCGATGACCAGGACGGGGGCGGTGTCCGCGGCCTCCACCGAGGCTCCCGGGCCCCTCCGGAGCGCGCGGTGCGTCCGGTCCTCCAGCCAGCTGTCGCAGTCCGGGGTCAGCGCTATGGCCGAGGGCGCGGGCACGTCGAGCCGGTCCGCCAGGTCGCGGACCAGGCGGTAGAGGTCGGGGGCGCCTTCCTCCGGCACGGGGACGGTCGGGCTCATGGCGGGCCGCGCGCGGGCCACGGAGACGGCGACCAGGACGGTCACCAGCAGCACGACGACGGCGACGCCGAGGGCCGTCCAGCGCACGGCGTCCCAGGCCGGACCGGCCAGATGCCCCTGCGCGTCCGCCGCGAACAGCACGACGGCGACGGCCGTGGGCAGGATCGCCACGGCCAGGGCCCTGCTGCGGATCCGCAGCAGGGCGAGCGCCCGGGCCTGCGCGGCCCGCGCACCCAGCTCCTCACCCACATCGATACCGGACACGGCCGGACGTCACCCCCTCTGCCCTCATCGCGGCCCTCTCGGCCCTCGCGGCGGTGTAGCTCACTCCCCCACTGTGGCACCCGTCACCGACATCGCAATGCCGGTGGGCCAAGTGCCGGAACGCTTGCGCCGCACCCTAGTTGGGGGTCCGGCGGCCGTCATCCGGATAGCCCAGTCGTCACTCGATGGAATGGCTTTGGGCAAAGCTGCTGACGTGTTCGCGCCCATGGGGCAGGCCGGGGGACGGGCTGGTGGCACGGGACAGCCCCTCGCGCCTGCCGCGTACGCCGGTGGCGTAGGGGGGCGGGCGCGAGGGGCTGGGGGCCGGGGGCGTGTGCGGGCCGCGCGGACCTTCGTACGGACGGCACGAGCCGTACGGACGGGCTCGCAGGTGCTGTACGGCGGGTCTCAGCCCTGGGACGCCTTCAGCGCGATGTCCGTACGGTGCTGGGAGCCGTCCAGGCGGATCCGGCCGAGCGCGGTGTAGGCGCGCTCCCGGGCCGCCGTGAGGTCCTTGCCGGTCGCGGTCACCGAGAGCACCCGGCCGCCCGCGCTGAGCACCGCGTCGCCCTCGGCGCGGGTCCCGGCGTGCAGGACGTACGCGTCGGGCGCATCCTGCGCCGCGACGTCCGCCAGCCCGTCGATCGGGTCGCCGGTGCGCGGGGTGTCCGGGTAGTTGTGCGAGGCGATGACCACGGTGACGGCGGCGTCGTCGCGCCAGCTCAGCGGCGGGAGGACGTCGAGGGCGCCGTTGGCTGAGGCGAGCAGGACACCGGCCAGCGGAGTCTTCAGCCGGGCCAGGACGACCTGGGTCTCCGGGTCGCCGAAGCGGGCGTTGAACTCGATGACCCGTACGCCGCGCGAGGTGATCGCGAGGCCCGCGTAGAGCAGCCCGGAGAAGGGGGTGCCCCGGCGGCGCAGTTCGTCGACGGTCGGCTGGAGGACGGTTTCGAGGACCTCGTCGACCAGCTTGGGGTCGGCCCACGGGAGCGGGGAGTAGGCGCCCATGCCGCCGGTGTTCGGGCCCTCGTCGCCGTCCAGGGCGCGCTTGAAGTCCTGGGCGGGCTGGAGCGGCACGACGGTGGTGCCGTCGGTGATCGCGAAGAGGCTGACCTCGGGGCCGTCGAGGAACTCCTCGATGACCACGCGGTCGCAGGAGAGCGCGTGGGCGCGGGCCGCGTCCACGTCCTCGGTGACGACGACGCCCTTGCCGGCCGCGAGGCCGTCGTCCTTGACGACGTACGGGGCGCCGAAGGCGTCGAGGGCCTCGTCGATCTCGGCGGGGGTGGTGCAGACGTAGCTGCGGGCGGTGGGGACCCCGGCGCCGGCCATGACGTCCTTGGCAAACGCCTTGGAGCCTTCCAGCCGCGCGGCTTCGCCGGAGGGGCCGAAGCAGGGGATGCCGGCCGCGCGCACGGCGTCGGCGACCCCGGCGACGAGCGGCGCCTCCGGGCCGACGACCACCAGCCCGGCGCCCAGCTCGGTCGCGAGGCGCGCGACGGCGTCACCGTCGAGCGCGTCGACCGGGTGCAGTTCGGCCACCTCTGCGATGCCGGCGTTGCCGGGGGCGCAGTACAGAGCGGTGACATCGGGGTCGAGGGACAGAGAGCGGCACAGGGCGTGTTCGCGGGCGCCGCCGCCGATGACGAGGACCTTCACGGGATGCAGCCTAACCGCCGGGCGCGGGGAGCCCCGACGGCCGCCGGTGGGTGGACGCCGGGCGTACGGCGGCCTGGGGGCAGGGGACCCCTCACTGCTCGTTGGTGAACTCCTCGACGACCGTGGCGCCCAGCTCGCGGACGATCAGCTCGTGCCCGGAGAGGGCGGAGTCGACGAGATCGGGATCGTCGGCCTCCGCGGTGTCGTCCTCGGGGGCCACGGACCGCGGCGGCTCCGCCCCCCAGGAACTGCGGGAGGCCTCGGGGGCGGGGGCTGCCTCCCGGCCCTGCGGCGGCGCGGCGGGGCCCGGCTGCTGGGCCGACGGGGCGGACTGCCCCTGCGGCGCGGGCGAGGACTGCTGCGGGGGCGCGTGCTGGGGCCGGGGTTCGTAGGCGACCGGGGCAGCGGGGGCTGCCGGGGCGGGCTGGTACTGCGGGGCGGGACGTCCGCCACCGGACTGCGGGGGCGTTCCGC
This sequence is a window from Streptomyces parvus. Protein-coding genes within it:
- a CDS encoding N,N-dimethylformamidase beta subunit family domain-containing protein; its protein translation is MGAEQIRRWESGALAHAVSDPFGQGPLPWLRGSETYFDDTGQVVPWYADLARSTGGGTRTADDVHRQIKGFVSPGAAAPGEAVDFHITVDPPQQFSVDVYRIGHYGGDGAAKITTSPRLSGIVQPPPLAADRTVSCHHWWMSWRLQIPSYWSVGAYVAVLTTADGYRSHIPFTVRHDHPADLLLLLPDITWQAYNLYPEDGRTGASLYHAWDERGRLLGEEDAAVTISFDRPYAGSGLPLHVGHAYDFIRWAERYGYDLAYADARDLHAGRVDPSRYRGLVFPGHDEYWSLPMRRAAERARDSGTSLVFLSANTMYWQVGLAPSASGEPDRLLTCRKRRGPGKSALWREVDRPEQQLLGIQYAGRVPDPRPLVVRNAEHWLWDSTGAVEGDEIPGLVAGEADRYFPRTSLPEHDTRILLAHSPYEDSEGTTRHQETSLYQAPSGALVFASGTFAWSPALDRPGHTDPRIQRATANLLDRICKRD
- the purD gene encoding phosphoribosylamine--glycine ligase, coding for MKVLVIGGGAREHALCRSLSLDPDVTALYCAPGNAGIAEVAELHPVDALDGDAVARLATELGAGLVVVGPEAPLVAGVADAVRAAGIPCFGPSGEAARLEGSKAFAKDVMAGAGVPTARSYVCTTPAEIDEALDAFGAPYVVKDDGLAAGKGVVVTEDVDAARAHALSCDRVVIEEFLDGPEVSLFAITDGTTVVPLQPAQDFKRALDGDEGPNTGGMGAYSPLPWADPKLVDEVLETVLQPTVDELRRRGTPFSGLLYAGLAITSRGVRVIEFNARFGDPETQVVLARLKTPLAGVLLASANGALDVLPPLSWRDDAAVTVVIASHNYPDTPRTGDPIDGLADVAAQDAPDAYVLHAGTRAEGDAVLSAGGRVLSVTATGKDLTAARERAYTALGRIRLDGSQHRTDIALKASQG
- a CDS encoding phosphoribosylaminoimidazolesuccinocarboxamide synthase codes for the protein MSGFVEKPEPVQVPGLTHLHTGKVRDLYRNEAGDLVMVASDRISAYDWVLPTEIPDKGRVLTRLSLWWFDQLADLVPNHVISTELPAGAPADWAGRTLICKSLRMIEVECVARGYLTGSGLVEYEATRTVCGIGLPEGLVNGSELPGPIFTPATKAAVGDHDENVSYEDVARAVGVETAAELRRTTLDVYRRARDIAHERGIILADTKFEFGFETTGDGNERLIIADEVLTPDSSRFWPAATWEPGRAQPSYDKQFVRDWLTSPASGWDRRSEQPPPALPQEIVDATRAKYIEAFEVLTGTSWA